The Rhipicephalus sanguineus isolate Rsan-2018 chromosome 10, BIME_Rsan_1.4, whole genome shotgun sequence genome segment CGTCAACACCAAGGCACTTATCGACTGCTCAATCGACAGCACGTGGCTGACCTTTAATGGTTTCTCAAGAAAGGCTACGCAAGGAAAGCAACCTTTCGTGCAGTAATTTCAGTGATAACGGAATACCGTTCGCGTTCACGCAATCCCGCAGTAAACCCCACAGGGCACCGGCACTCTTTTGGCCTGCGCATCACGAGCATGCGAGGAGTCGTTTTGACGTGCAGATGTTTAGCTTTTCGTGCACAATGTATACTATCGTGTGGACAATATCGCCATATCATCCGCATACACGACTGCACTTTTCTCGTTTCGCATGCAATTTATGTATTTTATTCTTTGCCTCCAAGAAGCGGGGCATGGACGTGAAACGCCAGCGATTGCACGTAGACACGCAGAAGAAACCGGTGGTCTCCGTGTCTCCATGGCAACGTACCACACGTACCACACAGGCGAAGGCCTTATAGATGCCTCACCGGACGCGAAAAGTGGCCGTGGACAAGTGatgcagaaaaacaaaaagcgccatgtgatgacgtcacccctTCACATCATGAACTCACAGATCGCCAAGGTTTTTGAAGACAccgtggcgtcatcatgacgtcccataCCACGACGTCACACGTTGATGCCAcggcatgacatcgtcgcttggtcaaaggtgggccggttccggaggcaatgtaaaactacgtgaggcgcagaaagcttgtaatgcctcccatcccgggggcagtgcaaaaccacgttacacGGAGGAAGCTTTGGAGGGGGTGGATCAATGcagtcgagtgagaagaaaaagaagttcggCTTTTAGTCGCCCTAGGCGAATACATAGGACTGTGTGAGTTTTTGTTACTGATGATGTATGCGAATGCAGAAACTAGTTTTCGACGTCGCACTCATGTTTcgtcactagagaccggattttaggcaaatgcctattttgttccttgcgttcctatcacgcccttttgatatatgagcatgaattagaggttaagaaggacttttatagaggttttatagtgcctaaaatgcctatttttggcctTCGGGCCtcaaggcacgttcacaccgagcgcggatccggaaagcagagaggcggatccggaaagcggacgcggattatccgcaaaagcggaaaatccGCGGCCGCTTCTCGGGACCGCGCCCGGACCaattttctccgcgcggaaaagttggccgctttggccgcagccaatcagcgCCCGAGACGACGGAGACGAGTCCGTGCAAATGCCTACCATCATGAACCGTCGAGCTACTGCTGGATAAAATCAAGCAGCACCCGGTGCTGTACGAGACACAGAACCCTTCATAGTACTCCAAATCGCACGAACGAAGGTGAGGGAACAAAGCATTTTCATGACCCATTTTATCGCGCTCTTGTAAGGCCTGCCGAACCCACCACCGTCGTTGGCGGGGTGTCTTCCCCTGCGCCTTCCGCTTCTCTTGAATAGCAGCTAGAGAAGTGGCAAGTACAATGGCAACCAACTCGTCTTCTTCATCTGGGCTCATCATGCTGCTCCAGCGCGTAGTGGATGGCAGCGCGactatgttgacaatgtacaacAACAACTGAAATGCGAGCGCGCGCAGTATCGCgtagtgccgcaaggtggcggcaTGTGCACCGTGGATTCGTCGATTGCTCCTCCCCGGCGGCGCATCGGgcaatacaccatctcccgctaaaggggaccatgaggcgatgcgaagccggagcacttgcacgatcgcgttccgttggcgttcgttgggcatactaccgacctcgcgtcgtggaacgcgaagagggacgctacgcgcgtcgtatcttccatctagcctggccgttaattctcacagggcgagcggggaacgcggtcgacaggcgggtgagaagggagcagcgtaggagaggagagagaaggggaggggacgcgcatgcgctcgagctcatcgcggcgttgcgcaggagaggatttcggcatgtctagcccgcgtttcagaggaagagtggaaagggagaggggagaggggaagtggaaagggggagggagatggaaagtggagagggggaggggagagtgaaagtggagagggaaagtggagaggggagaggagaggggtgtggggaggggagtgggggaggggagagggaaaggggagagggaaaggggagagggagaggggagaggggagtgggggaggggagagggaaaggggagagggaaaggggagagtggtagatgacatggggaatggtgagggggagtggagaggaggtgtgtggagagagtatgcgcatgcgcagtaagggtggtcacgccgcacaccaccaccaccaccaccaccaccggattgagctcggccttaagatacttcgcatctaaaaagcaacGCGGttggtctgaacagccgcgcgctCTCACTGCATCTCCGCTTCGAAAATCCGCTAGCCCGCTTGCGTGTTCCGCGTTCGGTAACGCGCCTTAAATGCTTATAAATGCCCATAAACGCCCATTTTcaaaattaatgagaactaacagacaataatgataaggaaagtatagggggtgttatctgtagtatttagaatataaatgtgtagaaagtaaagtggacgaaaagataacttggcgggcagggaccgaacctgcgaccctcgaataacgcgtccgatgctctaccactgagctacggcggcggtcatcctcccgtccactttatggagtatatagagtaaaaccccggtgatacgaaTATCGCGGGGTtacaaaaaatattcgtatcatccgaaattcgtatcaccggaaaacatggaaaattagtatgcgacaaaagaaagttggcatacgcgttttgatttagtgtttctcagggccgcactgACGTCATGAACAGATCTGAATGATTGCCAggaaagtttttagacgtcaacgatcatacttgtactcgtaaatatatacacggcgcgtgtgcgcgtgtaattaatgaaccagatgtgttgtgacccgtgacagctagtagccccttcctggttttactacgcttttctgcatgacaccagagtgctgcggcaaaagtgactttaagaagcgctttgcacgcgatagatgaaggccagacaCTTTTACAATCGttgtcctttgttgctgttactttcttatcgcggtggcGCTTTTCGGCAGaattacggccgtgcccgcacaatcgggaagTTTACTCAAAAATCGGGAGTCTCCCacgcaaatcggagagttggcatgtgCATGCGTACGTTGCGAGGcgaagctccttcgccaagaccgtccgcttcatcTCTTTGGGTCTTCgcccacctttcatgggacttcatgatggacccgcagcccaagtttcagtcttgtttcacagAATGTCTGATTACGAGGATGGCTTGTATCAACGTGGCagacacgtgttaacacagtacaaagacgatgCTGTCTCGAGCGcagcagcacgcgtcaacgcgttaaaaaaaaaaaaaagaaaacgcgtcgtcaacgccatctgtaatcttaacgcgaaggcgcataaggcctccaagattcgcgcgcactatctcggaggcaacgacacaTCCTTGACGGTCCCGCAGCAcgcatgcccgcacccgccgcgtcttccgcgacagcacgggcagcacctgttcgtacctgaacgctagcgtacgttcgtatcaaacgtcgcggattgcgaatcagttcgcaacaaccgcactccaatacattgcaggctaatgggctttGGCcgtgaccacagaaaaattcgtatcaccccgaaattcgtacgagctgtgatcgtatcaccgaggttttactgtatgttcatttaaacctaggagtgttagtcagcgccaatcgcagcgaaggcggcgagtgtggaacactcttttttctgcccgtaggcgtcacgtagcacgtgatctttttacgagctggaagctgaccaataatctctcgcacaCTACCTGACGGCATCAAGTcttccagaacgagacccttgctatgaatgaaggaaaggaggggactcttaagggttcgcttttctttgttcgacacaatattaatgagaactaacagacaataatgctaagaaaactataggagatgttatttgtaatatatGGAAtatttggggatacttgcccattctgtaccgctgaagcgtccgcggctacaatcaagcacctgttgtggacatgcactggcctgaatcagatacggcggcgcttcCTGAGAACTGTGGGCCTTCATCCAACAagaccaccggattatgatttgtggctctatgggcccgaccatagagcactgttgatgtatatagcggaagccggcctctatctgtatatttaactatgtgtgccgttgggcaaactctagaaataaaaaaaaatgtaaatgtgaagaaagtaaagtggaagaaaacaaaacttgccgccagcagggaccgaacctgcgacctttgaataacgcgtccgatgctctaccactgagctacggcgacggccatcaccccgtccactttatagggtatatatgtgtacataaacctaggagtgttagtcagcgccgatcgcagccatggcggcgagtgtggaacactctttttttctgtctttttggcgtcacgtagcacgtgatctttttacaagctggcagctgaccaataatctctcgcatgctacctgaaggcatcaagtctgccagaacgagacccttcctatgaatgaaggaaaaaagatggcttttaagggctcgcttttctttgttagacacaatataaatgagaactaacagacaataatgccacggaaagtataggagatgttttttgtaataattggaatataaatgtgaagaaagtaaagtggacgcctgcttgccaagcaggcggcctgggttcaattctcactcgaactctaaggtttttattatttattttatttgtatcacTCAATTTTGGGGTCCCGGGCGACGCTGAGTTTTCActcgcaaccaacgacaccgacgccgacggcgaaacgAGAtcattaacgctatcgcgttaatagttcTCACAGCAAGAGAAACGTGCTTGCCATAAATATTGATTGAAGTTTTAGGCGGGCGCATGAATGCTCATGACTACCATGGCTTGATGATGTGGGTGAAACTCAATTACACAAAAAAAGTTACAACAACAAACTCCACGCGGAACTTTCTTAGCGTCACGCTAAATAAACAACAGACCAAATAGCGAAAGAACACCTTATATCTAGAGCTGAATGAGAAAGTTATTTTCAAGAATACTCCGAAGAAACAATTATGTAAGAAAAAATATGCAACACGTGTTTTACTCAGGGTCCAAAACTTAAATCAGAACGTCACTTACTGACGTCACACGTACACATAAAACGGAAAGAAGATTAAGCAGTGTAGTATTGATGTGCCCAATGCTCGCGAACGCCACGTTTCATGTTTAAGTAGTGCTGCGACATGCACTCTTGTAACTCAAGTGatccaaagaaagaaacaagatgcACAAAAACTTTAAGCGATAGTCTAAGCACTCGAGTGTCGCGCCTGCGCGTTCTTACTGATGGCAGAGCTTGATTTCGAAGCTGACTTTTTTCCATTGTGGGACACCCCTGATTTTTAGGTGATCAAGTTTCGCTGAGAACAAGCGACTACAATGTATCCATGAGTCTCTGTCATGACTACATTCATATAATTTTTCAGGGGAATGCAGTACAACACTGTTCCCTTATCTCGGATTGTAAGTCTTAACGACGAAAACGTGCGCCGGACACCATTACGTTTCATATGAAACGTAATTTGCATATAAAAACGATAGAAACTAGTGGTGACTTCAGCCTTAAAGTACGCGTCCCTCGTGTGTACACTGTGATATCAGCAAGCTCAATTGAGCAGTCATACATATTGTCCATGGCAATATCTTCGACTGTCGGAGCATACTTCACGCTTCCAAGCACTTCCATTCATGTAACAGTCGTCGATAACGTGCTGGTTAACTCTAAATGACATTTGCCATCTGGAATCTCTTTATAACTAGTGGCATGCTGCGGATAATCTTGCGAGGATGTTTTGCGCATGGCTTGCAGAAGTTCTCGCGGCAGGTCGGCAAAGGGTTCCGGCTTTGGACGTATCAACATTTTCTTCGAGCCGGACCGCGATGTCGACGACGTGCGGGCTTCCTCAGTCGGATTCTGCTCAGAATTTCCCTCTTGCAACGAGGTCGAAGGACTCGGTGCTGCGACTTGAGCCATCTCTGACGTTGCAGTTGCCGCACCAGCATGAGTGATCACTGCCGATCTGTACTCCTGGTTCCTGACTTGCCTAATCAGCTTATTCATTTGACTCTGAATTGCAACTAGCAGCTGATCGTGGTTGGTGTCTCTCAACAGCGCCTCAAGTTCTTCGAGGGCTACAGTCATGTGTTCAAATGTCCGTACTCTAGATTCCGATGAGGTGTGCCCGGTGTCTGCTAAAGAAACCACGGCACTGCAGCCGGCTACCAAGTGCGTTGGCAGTTCCCTGTACAGGACTTCCTCGCCGCATCGCAAACACTCCACGATGTAGAACGTACATTCGTTCTCGTGGTGTCGCAGCATGAAGTTCATGTCTCCCTCAGCGTCGCATCCATGCGCTTCGTTCCAGCCATGAACCTTCGCtgcaagaggaagaaaaaaacacaaaatctCTTTAGCAGATCGACGTAATCTTTTTGTAGAGAATCGTGAGAAACATAACTTTAGTTACAGTTTCATGTTGCACTCCATCGAGTGGGCATGTTAGCAATTTGATAACAGCTTTTTTACTCACTTGAAATAACGGCTGCAGGTGAGGGGGAACCTAATAACAGAATCGATTTTGATGTTCTTCTAACGGTTACTTATAACCCCTAGGACTAAtatatttttgcatttcaggaTTTATCTATTGCCATCGCTGTTATTCAAACATTTTCTTATTTACAAATAAGTAAAAACGTTTCGCCCGAGCAAACACTATGACCTGCTTCTAAAGCTTATTTACAAGCACGCGTAACAAAGAATTGCAACCCATGACGCTTATAGGCTTATACATGACATTTAGGCTTATCCATAGCAAGAACGTggttggtttttttctttgttactacGTATAATATGACGGTCGATTTCGGCATAGGACATTGCACTCGtgaaaatataaataaagcaaaTACTCATTTTCTGCTGGCTCTTTCATTTTTATTAGCTCGACTATTTTATAACTATGTATACGAAAGCTACCTAGTGATTTCGCTTCTGCTTGGCATGACGACTGTTCTAAGGAATTTTCATGAAATGAACTTCGCTTGTATGCCTGCCTGTTCAGGTTAAGCAATACAGCATAcgccgtgacgtgactgtatgctgTATATATACCAACTTGTCAAGGAAGCATTTACATTTCCGTTGTTGTTATAGCTGCCTTTTACTTGTGTTCGCTCACCGTGCACTATTGTGATGCGGTGCTTCGTATGCTGATATTGAGGGGGGAAATTTAATTACCTATCAAGATGGTATCGGTCTGCAAGGACAGGAACGTGGAGATATGACCGCAAATAAGAGTTACTTAGAAGTTTGGACACTACGTGTCACTCGTGCCAGTGATGCATACGACGACGTCGTTATGCTCAAGCTCGGATACAGGCCCGGCATTCAGTCAATTTGATTCAGCTGAACCACTTGAACACGGTTCACGGTGGTGCACGGAGAGTGCAGCATTCTTGGAGCACCAGTTCAGGGGGTTCAGCTGGATCGCGACATCAGCGCCACGGTGAAACGAATGCCAAGGTGCAGCTGCGGTGCAGGCCTTCTGCTCCGCGTCCCAACACGGCGTTCCCTGTTTCTTGTGTTGGCGAAAAcgtttttgtgtttctttttttgccatgtGCGTTTGTTTTTGAGAAAGTCGGTAAGAttttttttagtgtgtgtgtgtgggtgcatCGCTATTGCGCTGAGCTTCTACGATGGACTGGGCCACGCTTGCGACAGTCGCGCAAGTGGCCGTGGAACTTGTGGACTCGGACAGCAACGAAGAGTAGTTCGACGACATCGTCGCGATGTTGGCTGTAAAGCTTGTGAGAACGGACAGAAACCGCATTCCACGGTACTGTGAAGACGTCGTTGGCAGATATTTTCAGTTTGAATTTAAGCGGCTCTTCAGACTGTCACGCGAGACTTTTATCTCTCTTGCTGACAGATATCGAGAATCTCCGTTCTTCCCGGAGGCTTATGGAGGGCACGCACGAATCAGTGCGGAGAAAACCTGCCTTATTGTTTTAAGTTATCTCGGGAGCCAATGCAGCATGTACTCGATTGCAGATAGGTTTGACGTAACCGAGTCGTCCGTGCACGCGTGCATCGACAGGGTGCTCAACCTTCTGCAAAGCCTGAGCGAGGAGGTAATCACGTGGCCGGACCAGCAACAGCAGGAGCGTATCAAAGCGGGCTTCTTAGCAAAGAGCGTTGGTAAGGGGCCACGAAGCACCATAGCGTGCGTAGACGGATGTAACGTGGAGATTAACACCCCGAGTGAATCGGCGCACTCATACTTCAACCGCAAGAAGTTTCCGTCACTCATCCTCCAGGGCATATGTAACCACGAAAACCGATTCACAGACGTACTCATTGGATTCCCCGGTTCGGCGCATGACGCCCGGGTTCTCCGTGAAGGCCCTTTTTTTGAAGAAGCAGCAAGAAAGTGCTGTAATTGCTATATCCTGGGGGACTCTGCCTACCCGTTGCTGCCTTGGCTCATGGTGCCTTATAAAAATATGGAGCGGAGCTTCCCCACCTGGAAAAGGAAATATAACAAGTGTCATGCACAGCACTGAGTTGCTATAAAGGTAACGTTCGGACTATTTAAGCAGCGGTTCCGCCGGCTGCATCTCGTGGAAGCAGCCAGCATCAAGCAGTGCTGCTCGATAATTATGGGCGCATGCGTCCTCCACAACATTTGCAACGAAGAAAGAGACTTCTTTGAAGAACTACGGGAACTCCCAGACCCGGAGGAGGTTGGCAACGACGACGACAGTGGCGTTGTTGTTGACCGCAGTGTAGAAGGCTACAGCGAATGCCTGCGAAAGGCGATGGCTCAGAAGCAATGCTAGAGCACAGAACTGCTTTGCCTTGTACCTTTTGTGACGTACAGCAGTTTACTTTGTTGGTTCCACTAAGGAATATTCATGCATATATCTTTTGATTAAGGTTGTGTTTTCATGCTGCAAATGTCTCTTGTTTCTAAAAGATGGGAACTGGAGGTCCCCATATCCTTCTATTGCCGTGCACAGTATGATTAAAACACACACAGTTACGTTTATTTGACAAGGCTTTGAGGGCATTTTATTCAGAAGCGCGGGAGGCTGCTTTTTCCACAGCAGTCACAAGTCGCTCCAAtagaccaattttttttttcgaagcggtcTGCCATCTCTTTCTTGGCCTGCTGAAATTCATTGAGCAATGCTTGCAGTGATGTGCCGTCCCTTTTCCTTTTTCTAACTGATGCTTCCCTTCCCTTCATTCGAAAGTGTAGCTGTTGCGGAGCTTGGGACGGACTCGTCATGTGACAGAGGTGCGGCTGGCTCTGTGCAGCTGTTCTCGTCGATGTCAGGACACTTGCTGAAAAATAAATTACAGTATTAAGGGGGATAACTTAACTTCAGCGAAATTATAAAGTAactgcacctgctgtccttttctattATGGCTCCAGGCCTCATTAGTACAGTAGGACTGATGTGATGCTCTTTCTCAAGTATATCACTTAgctctctaagaaaaaaaaaaggtattttaaatatataacCAGTTAAAAAGTTCGACAATTAAAAAGTTCGACTACTGTGAAATGCTCGACAATACTCACTCTTCATGCTCGCAGACAGCTCTTCAGTGCCCCGATGAATTCTTCTTCACTTTTGTCTTCTTGTATGAGCGTTCTAAACTTTTCCATTTATTTTGCACTTGCACTTGCGTGATTGCAGCCGAGAATTTGGACGATATCATGTCTGCTATGACTTGCCACATGGCCTTTTTTGTCCTGTGAGAGAATGAAAAGAGATAGGCAACTTGAGCATAAAATAAGTTAGCGGGGTATTCAAAAGTTGTGActaaacgttctttttttttgttagttaaCAAAGTGCAACTTACTTAAATCCGCCTTTCTTTCCGACGAGAGGATTTAGCTCCTTATATTTTCCAATGAGGAACCGAGTCCTCTGGGAACTCCAAAGTTCGGGCTCAGGGGATCCGGAGCGCTCTTGCGTCGGTGCGGCGCCGAGGGTCCCGCATGGTTCAAGTGTCGCTGGTGTACCGGAGTCGGGGTTCCGTTATGAAAGGGCGTCATTTTCCTCTTCTTGAAAGACTGCGGAAATGACCATGCCATCTGCGACAGTAATATCGGATGGAGTTATGTACTGTGGACCAACGTGAAAACCACTTCCCACAGTAAAACGTACCCACTGAGGGCGGATCTTGCTCAAGAATTTGGCGGATCTCGCTCATTGATTAtaaacttaaaaaataaagaattcaCAATGCAGTACAATTATAACAAACGCTAGCGCTCTTTCTTTTTAGTCTACCAGCACTTTTTACTTCTTCTGACGCACGGTAATACTTCCCATACCCTCCGTTATTGTTGCCCGGCAAACAAAGCGCGGTGAAATTCCGGATAAGAATAAAACAACCATATTGCACACCTAATTGCTGGCACAGTTACCAACAGTTACACTAGCTGCTATAACTAAACAAGTACGTCGTCTACGCCACTTTGCACATGTGCAGACAGCTGAATTGTAAGATCTGACAACGCGCATAACTGACAACGTGTGACCGGAAAGTAACGTACCTGGCGTTCTGTAAGCAAAGCCATCGCCGAGTACAACGCGGGCCCCGTCCTCGTCGATGACAGGCGTAACGTCAGTCTGAATGCTGTCGATGGGAACGCGAAGCGTGGATAAGCCGTTCGTCGACATATTCGTCTgctcgcgtcgtctgcttggcgCACCGACGCGCCACCTACGCGCGCTCGGCGGCGGCACCGACGCGGCACCACCGACAGAGAAGGTTCATGAAATTCTTGAACCAGTGCCGTACCGTTTCTGCACCTTTTGAAACGAACGCCAGAATGCAGGGAATACTAAGCTGCACCGCCGAAACGAATGGCATGGTGCAGCACCTCGTGAACCGGTTCAAGTGGTGCAAGCGAATCAAAAGGACACATTGCGAACAATTGGAGAcaaaagggaaataaagtttcttcactcactcatTGCAGGTCTAGGATATGTAGTGCATCTTG includes the following:
- the LOC119406695 gene encoding uncharacterized protein LOC119406695 — its product is MLAVKLVRTDRNRIPRYCEDVVGRYFQFEFKRLFRLSRETFISLADRYRESPFFPEAYGGHARISAEKTCLIVLSYLGSQCSMYSIADRFDVTESSVHACIDRVLNLLQSLSEEVITWPDQQQQERIKAGFLAKSVGKGPRSTIACVDGCNVEINTPSESAHSYFNRKKFPSLILQGICNHENRFTDVLIGFPGSAHDARVLREGPFFEEAARKCCNCYILGDSAYPLLPWLMVPYKNMERSFPTWKRKYNKCHAQH